In the genome of Planctomyces sp. SH-PL62, the window TCCCGGTGTGCGAGAACGCGCTGTTCGTCGCCTTGGCGATGAACCGGCTCAGGGGGAATAGGCCGCGAAGGGCCCGCGCATCCCCCATCCGGAAGACGACGTCCCCCTCGCGAAGGACCCCCTGCCCCCAGTCCCGCCAGTGGGCCATCGCCGGGGTCGTCGGCAGCGGAGGCAGTCGCCCGTCCGTGCGGGCGAGGGTCGCGGCCGGGCCCCAGAAATTGCCGGTCCAGCCGGGCGGCTCCATCCAATCGGTCGGCTCCGCCGCGCTCTGCTCGTAAGACGCCAAGGCGACCATCCAGCAGATGAAATAGAGCATCGAGATGGCCAGCGCCGGTATTCAGGAGCCGCCCCGGGTCGGGCCGAAGGACGCGAATCGGCCAGGCCGGCCAGGGGCCTTCAGGAGTCGATGGGGAGAACCGGAATGCGACGCGCGATCGCGCGACCTCGGAAGGAACTTTCGCCGAGCCGAAACACCCAGGGTTCCAGCCGATCTCGCCTCGCGTTCATCCTCTTCTTTCATTTTAGCACAATTTTTGCGACACATCTTGAATCTTTCATCCCCGGCGGACTGCCCCGGACCGGCCGGGGACGAAGCGGGCCGGGCTCAGGATCGCGGGCGCTGCTCCAGGTAGTCCTTGAGGACGACGGCGCCGTTCCGCGCCTCGTCCCTGGCGGCGTAGACGAACGTGACCGGCCCCTCGCCGACCCGCCTGCGGAGGTCGTCGAGCACCTCGCCCTTGGCGTCGAGTTCCGCCTTGTAGCGGTCGCGGAACTCCTCCCAGCGATCCGGGTCGTGACCGTACCACTTGCGGAGCTCGGTGCTGGGCGCGACTTCCTTCGGCCAGGCGTCGATCGCCGCGTCCTGCTTGGTCACGCCGCGAGGCCAAAGCCGCTCGACCAGGATCCGCGCGCCGTCCTCCTGCGATGGCGCCTCGTAAGCCCGCTTGAGCCGAATCCTCGGTTTCTCGGCCATCTCTTCGACGCCTTTCTTCGGGTCCGCAAGAAGATCGGAATGTCTGGTGCAACCCGTTGACCTGGCATCCCGACAAGACCAGCATAAGGGCTTGTCGAACTCCGGAACGCCCGAGCGGCCCGTTTCGCGGCATGACCGCTCGTCACCTCGACGGATCGGGAGTCCGCGGGCCGCACCCCTTCCTCTGAGATTCCTCGAAGACGGCTCGACAAACTAGACCTTCTGGTCCAGAATAGAACCCGTCGATTCCGACGACACAGGAACGACGAAAACCACGGAAACATCGGGAATGCCGATCGAACGTAAGGATCGGCCCCTTCTCGTTCTCCCATCCGAGGGCGGCGCCATGTCCGGGGCGAAGGTGAAGGCGGCGATCTACGGGACGCTGGCGACCGTGATCCTGGCGATCCTGATCGTGATGGGCTCGCGGAATCTGGCCCATTTCGACGCGGCGCTGGTCGGCTATACGTTCGCCGTGCTGTTCGCCGCGTTCGGGATCGTCTATCGGTACGCGATGTGGCTCCAGCGTCCGCCGACGGCCCTCTACTGGAGGAGGGGCTGGCAGCTCTTCTTCCAGCCCCGATGGATGGGGCGGAACCTGGCCCAACTCGCGGCGAGGCTGGTCGGCGGCTTCGCGGTGAATCGGTTCATCTGGAAGCGGAACTGGGGCCGGGGCGCGGCCCACATGCTGATCATGTGGGGCTGCGTGCTCGCTTCGGCGGTCACGTTCCCGCTGGTGTTCGGCTGGGTCCACTTCGCCACCGTGCCGGGGCGGTTCGACCTGTACCAGGCGCACGTCTTCGGCTTCCCGACGCAGACGTTCCCGGTCGAGTCGTTCTTCGCCTTCCTCGTCTTCCACGCCCTGGTGTGGGCCTCGTTTTTGGTGATCGCGGGGGTGATGCTGGCGATGCGGCGGCGGATGCGCGAGCACGGGGCCGCAGCGGTGCAGCAGTTCGGCGAGGACTTCCTGCCGCTGATCCTGCTGTTCGCGATCAGCGCGACCGGCCTGATGCTGACGGCCAGCTACACCTGGATGAAGGGCTACGCCTACGACTTCCTGGCGATCCTGCACGCGGCGACCGTGATCTTCACGCTCCTGTGGCTCCCCTTCGGCAAGCTGTTCCACATCTTCATGCGGCCGGCGCAGCTCGGGGTGAGCTTCTACAAGGACGTAGGCGCGAGGACCGAGCCGGCGCGGTGCCGGCGCTGCGGGGAGGAATACGCGTCCCGGATGCACGTCGAGGACCTGATGGACGTCGAACGTCGGCTGGGCTTCCAGTACGAGTCGGACATCCCCGGGATCGAACATTACCAGTGGATCTGCCCGGGGTGCCGACGTCGGATGTTCGCCCTGGCGCAGGGACGCCTCTGGGGCGGCGCCGCGGGTCGTCCCGCCGGCGCCCCCACCCTGGACTGACTGACGCGAGGAAAGGACCGATGGCCAGCACACCCCTCGACGCTCTCGAGATCATCGACGTCTACGGCCCGCACCGGAGCTACCCCTCGGGCGCGAGGCTGGACACGGGCGTCGAGCCGGACCGCCTGGTGAAGACCCACTGCTGCTTCTGCGGCCAGCAGTGCGGCATCCAGTTGAAGGTGAAGGACGAGAAGGTCATCGGCTTCGAGCCCTGGGCCGACGCCCCGTTCAGCAAGGGGATGCTCTGCCCCAAGGGGGTCCGCCGCTACCTCCAGGGGAGCCACCCCGACCGCCTGCTGACGGCGCTGAAGCGCGACCCGACGGCGCCCGGCGGCTTCGCGCCGATGGGGTATGAAGAGGCGATCGCGCGGGTGGCCGCCGAGATCGACCGGATCCAGAAGGAGCACGGCCCGGACGCCTTCGCGGTGCTCACCGGGGCGAGCCTGACGACCGAGAAGGCGTACCTGATGGGCAAGTTCGCCCGGGTCTGCCTGAAGACGGCCAACATCGACTACAACGGCCGGCTCTGCATGGTCAGCGCCGCGGCGGGGAACAAGAAGGCGTTCGGCGTCGATCGGGCGGCGAACCCCTGGTCCGACATCCCCAAGACCGACCTGGTCTGGGTCAGCGGGGCCAACATCGCCGAGTGCGCCCCGATCACCACGAACTACATCTGGCAGGCCCGCGAGAACGGCGCGAAGATCATCGTCGTCGACCCCCGGCTCACGCCGATCGCCCGCACCTGCGACCTGTTCCTCCCCGTCAAGCCGGGCCGCGACGTGGCCCTGTTCAACGGCGTCCTGCACCTGATGATCGAGCACGACTGGCTCGACCACGACTTCATCCGCGACCGCACCAACGGGTTCGAGAAGACGGCGGAGCACGTCCGCGAATGGACGCCCCGGCGCACCGCCGAGGTGACCGGCGTCGCCGAGCGCGCCATCCGCCAGGCCGCCGAGATGTGGGGGACGGCCGGCTCCAGCTTCCTGCTGCACGCGCGGGGGATCGAGCACCACAGCCACGGCGTCCAGAACGTGCTGGGGGCGATCAACCTGGTGCTGGCCTCCGGCCGGATCGGCCGCGAAGGGTGCGGCTACGCCACCATCACCGGCCAGGCCAACGGCCAGGGGGGCCGCGAGCACGGCCAGAAGTGCGACCAGCTCCCCGGCGGCCGCGACATCTCCGACCCCGAGCATCGCGCCTTCGTCGCCAAGGTCTGGGACGTCGACCCCGACTCCCTCCCCGGCCCCGGCGTCGACGCCTACGAGATCTTCCGGGAGGTCGACCGCGGGCGCATCAAGGGCCTGCTCTCGATCTGCTTCAACCCCAAGATCTCGCTCCCGGACAGCGACTTCATCGCCCGGATGCTGGACAAGCTGGACTTCTACGTCGCCATCGACTTCTTCCTCAACGAGACCGCCCGCCACGCCGACGTCGTGCTCCCCGGCTCGCTCCAGGAGGAGGACGAGGGGATCGTCACCCAGGTCGAAGGCCGGATCATCAAGATCAACAAGGTGGTGGATTCTCCCGGCGACGCCCGGCAGGACTGGAAGATCATCCAGGACGTCGCCGCCGCCCTGGGCCGCCCCAGGGGGTTCACCTTCCAGGAGCCCCGCGAGATCCTCGACGAGCTTCGGCGCGCCAGCGCCGGCGGCACGGCCGACTACTCGGGCGTCACTTATGAGAAGGTCGAGCGCCAGGGGGGGGTCTTCTGGCCCTGCCCGAGCGACGACCACCCCGGCACGCCGAGACTCTTCGAGGAAGGGTCGTGGAACCCGATCGCGAAGGGGGCCGGGCCGTTCTATTTCCTCGACGGCAGGGCGAAGTTCCACGCCGCCGAATACACGCCCCCCGCCGAGGACGTGGACGCCGAGTTCCCCCTGATGCTCACCACCGGCCGGGTCGTCAGCCAGTTCCTCTCCGGGACCCAGACGCGACGGATCGGGCCGCTGGTGGACCAGTACCCCGAGCCCCGGGTCGAGCTCCACCCGAGGCTCGCCGCCGAGCTCGGCGTCGCCGACGGCGACTGGACGGTCGTCGAGTCGCGCCGCGGGACGTGCACCCTGCGGGCGATGGTGGTGACCACGATCCGCCCGGACACCGTCTTCGTCCCCTACCACTGGGCGGGGCCCAAGAGCATCAACCGCCTGACCATCTCGGCCCAGGACCCGATCTCCCGGATACCCGAATACAAGGTCTGCGCGGTCCGCGTGGCGAGGGCCCCGGCCCCTCCCGATTACGAAGGCCGACTCGAACCCCAGCAATGATCAACCGAGCCGACTCGGAGGGGCCATGGTTCCGGACCATCATATTTTCTTCATCGACCCCAATCGTTGCATCGGCTGCCAGGCCTGCGTACACGCCTGCGCCGAGTGCGACACGCACAAGGGGACGTCGATGATCCACCTGGATTTCATCGACCGGCCGCACTCGGTCCAGACCACGCCGATGGTCTGCATGCACTGCCATTCGCCGACCTGCGCCGAGGTCTGCCCGGCCGACGCCATCAAGCGGACGGCCGACGGCGTGGTGCAGAGCGCCCGCAAGCCGCGCTGCATCGCCTGCAACAACTGCGTCCTGGGCTGCCCCTTCGGCGTGCCGAAGTCCAACCCGGGCCTCGAATTGATGATGAAGTGCGACATGTGCTACGACCGGACGTCGGCCGGCCTGAAGCCGATGTGCGCCACCGTCTGCCCCAGCGGGGCGCTCTTCTTCTCGACCTTCGAGCAGATGGAGCACCTCCGCCCCCGCTCCCAGCCGATGAACCGATTCCAGTTCGGTCGGCAGGAAGTCACCACCAAGGTCCACATGATGGTCCCGCGCGACCGGGCCCCCGAGATCGTCGACGTCCTGTCGGTCCTGGAGGGGGAAGGCGAGATCGAAGGGGGAGGGCGGGGGGCGTCCCCGTCGGCGCACGCCGGCCCCGACCCGGGGGCGGGCTTCGTCCCGCTCGACGCGCTGCTGGCGTCCATGTATGAAGAGGGAGGATCCTGATGATCGGCGACCAGCCCGAACCGGGAACCCGGTTCCCCGACTCCCGGCCCGAGAGCGAACAGCCCCCCTGGCGGCTCGACTTCCCGATCGACGTGCCCCAGGACAACTACATCGCCCGCCGGGACTCGGTGAAGTTCCTCGTCCTGACGAGCTTCGCGTTCGTCGTCGGCCAGATCTGGATCGCCGCCAAGAGCCTCGTCCGGGGCCGCGGCGCGCCCCCCTCGCAGCGGATCGCGACCGTCGACGAGATCCCCCTCGGCGGGGCGATCGGCTTCAACTACCCCGGCCCCACCGACCCTTGCCTCCTCCTGCGCACGGCCGACGGCACGCTCCTGGCGTACGGGCAGAAGTGCACACACCTCTCCTGCGCCGTCGTCCCGGAGCTGGAACACGACCGCCTCCACTGCCCCTGCCACGTCGGCTCGTTCGACGTGGCGACCGGCCGCCCCCTGGCCGGGCCCCCCGACGCCCCTTGCCCCTGGTGAAGCTGGACGTCCGCGACGGCGTCGTGTACGCCGTCGACGTCGAGGAGCGGACGACATGAAGCGTCCCTTCACCCGAGACCAGAAGACGACCATCGTCTACGGCGTCCTGTGCATGGTCCTCATCCTCGTCGTCCTCCAGCTCTGGCTGCTGACGGCGACGATGAACGCCTTCCTCGGCGGCGACGTCGCCGTCGTCTGGCCCGCCCTCGCGGCAAGCCTCGTCTGCCTGCTGCTCAACGCCGGGCTCCTGAGATACGTCTACGCCCTGGAGAGTCATTCATGACCGCTCCCGTTTCGACCACCCCCGGCGACGAAGCCGGGGTGAAGACCAGGCCTCCCGCCGGGAACACGCTGCAACTGGTGCTCAACACCGGCGCGTTCCTGGTCTGCTTCGCCGTCTTCGGCTCGGTCTCGGCGATGATGCCGATCCTCAAGAAGCGGCTCGGCCTCGAACCCTTGCAGGTGAGCCTGGCCCTGGCCGTCCCGGTGCTGCTGGGGAGCCTGGGGCGCATCCCGCTGGGCATCCTCTCGGACCGCTACGGGGGGCGGCTGGTCTTCTCGCTGGTGATGCTCGGGTCGATCATCCCGGCCGTCCTGATGGGCTGGGTGGAGACCTATCCGCAACTGATCGCCTGCGGGTTCTTCATCGGGCTGGCCCTGGCGAGCTTCTCGGTGGGGGTCGGGTCCGTCAGCCGATGGTATCCGCCGCATCGCCAGGGGACGGCGATCGGCGTCTATGGGGCCGGCAACGTCGGCCAGTCGCTCGCCTCGTTCGGCGCGCCGGTGCTGGCGGGGTGGCTCGGCTACGTCTGGGGTTTCTGGACCTTCGCCGCCCTGACGTTCGGCTGGCTCGTCCTCTACGTCCTGCTGGCCCGGGACGCACCCGGCCCGCGCGTCGACCGTCGGCTCTCGGAGTTCCTGCACCCGCTGGCGGACTCGCGGAGCTGGGTCCTCAGCCTCTACTATTTCCTGACCTTCGGCGGGTTCGTGGCGATGGCCGTCTACCTGCCGACCTTCCTGACCGAGATCTTCGAGCTGGAGCCGTCCGACGCCGGCCGCCGGACGGCCGGGTTCGTCGTCCTGGCCACGCTCGCCAGGCCGATCGGCGGCTGGCTGGCGGACAGGGTCGGCGGCCGTCGCATCCTCGCGTGGGTCTTCCCCGCGACCGCCGTCATGGCGCTGTTCCTGGCCTGCCCGATGATGACCACCTTCACCATCGGCGCCCTGGGGATGGCCCTGGCCATCGGCCTGGGCAACGGCGCCGTCTTCAAGCTCGTGCCGGAAGACTTCCCCAGGGCGGTCGGCAGCGTCACCGGCCTCGTCGGCGCCGCCGGCGGGCTCGGGGGGTTCTTCCCCCCCCTCGTCCTGGGCGCCATCCGCCACTCCACCGGGTCCTACACCTGGGGGTTCGTCCTGCTCAGCCTCTTCAGCGCGGCCTGCCTGCTCG includes:
- a CDS encoding DUF488 domain-containing protein; translation: MAEKPRIRLKRAYEAPSQEDGARILVERLWPRGVTKQDAAIDAWPKEVAPSTELRKWYGHDPDRWEEFRDRYKAELDAKGEVLDDLRRRVGEGPVTFVYAARDEARNGAVVLKDYLEQRPRS
- a CDS encoding MFS transporter yields the protein MSGAKVKAAIYGTLATVILAILIVMGSRNLAHFDAALVGYTFAVLFAAFGIVYRYAMWLQRPPTALYWRRGWQLFFQPRWMGRNLAQLAARLVGGFAVNRFIWKRNWGRGAAHMLIMWGCVLASAVTFPLVFGWVHFATVPGRFDLYQAHVFGFPTQTFPVESFFAFLVFHALVWASFLVIAGVMLAMRRRMREHGAAAVQQFGEDFLPLILLFAISATGLMLTASYTWMKGYAYDFLAILHAATVIFTLLWLPFGKLFHIFMRPAQLGVSFYKDVGARTEPARCRRCGEEYASRMHVEDLMDVERRLGFQYESDIPGIEHYQWICPGCRRRMFALAQGRLWGGAAGRPAGAPTLD
- a CDS encoding molybdopterin oxidoreductase family protein; this translates as MASTPLDALEIIDVYGPHRSYPSGARLDTGVEPDRLVKTHCCFCGQQCGIQLKVKDEKVIGFEPWADAPFSKGMLCPKGVRRYLQGSHPDRLLTALKRDPTAPGGFAPMGYEEAIARVAAEIDRIQKEHGPDAFAVLTGASLTTEKAYLMGKFARVCLKTANIDYNGRLCMVSAAAGNKKAFGVDRAANPWSDIPKTDLVWVSGANIAECAPITTNYIWQARENGAKIIVVDPRLTPIARTCDLFLPVKPGRDVALFNGVLHLMIEHDWLDHDFIRDRTNGFEKTAEHVREWTPRRTAEVTGVAERAIRQAAEMWGTAGSSFLLHARGIEHHSHGVQNVLGAINLVLASGRIGREGCGYATITGQANGQGGREHGQKCDQLPGGRDISDPEHRAFVAKVWDVDPDSLPGPGVDAYEIFREVDRGRIKGLLSICFNPKISLPDSDFIARMLDKLDFYVAIDFFLNETARHADVVLPGSLQEEDEGIVTQVEGRIIKINKVVDSPGDARQDWKIIQDVAAALGRPRGFTFQEPREILDELRRASAGGTADYSGVTYEKVERQGGVFWPCPSDDHPGTPRLFEEGSWNPIAKGAGPFYFLDGRAKFHAAEYTPPAEDVDAEFPLMLTTGRVVSQFLSGTQTRRIGPLVDQYPEPRVELHPRLAAELGVADGDWTVVESRRGTCTLRAMVVTTIRPDTVFVPYHWAGPKSINRLTISAQDPISRIPEYKVCAVRVARAPAPPDYEGRLEPQQ
- a CDS encoding 4Fe-4S dicluster domain-containing protein, whose protein sequence is MVPDHHIFFIDPNRCIGCQACVHACAECDTHKGTSMIHLDFIDRPHSVQTTPMVCMHCHSPTCAEVCPADAIKRTADGVVQSARKPRCIACNNCVLGCPFGVPKSNPGLELMMKCDMCYDRTSAGLKPMCATVCPSGALFFSTFEQMEHLRPRSQPMNRFQFGRQEVTTKVHMMVPRDRAPEIVDVLSVLEGEGEIEGGGRGASPSAHAGPDPGAGFVPLDALLASMYEEGGS
- a CDS encoding Rieske (2Fe-2S) protein, translating into MIGDQPEPGTRFPDSRPESEQPPWRLDFPIDVPQDNYIARRDSVKFLVLTSFAFVVGQIWIAAKSLVRGRGAPPSQRIATVDEIPLGGAIGFNYPGPTDPCLLLRTADGTLLAYGQKCTHLSCAVVPELEHDRLHCPCHVGSFDVATGRPLAGPPDAPCPW
- a CDS encoding DUF6755 family protein → MKRPFTRDQKTTIVYGVLCMVLILVVLQLWLLTATMNAFLGGDVAVVWPALAASLVCLLLNAGLLRYVYALESHS
- a CDS encoding MFS transporter; this translates as MTAPVSTTPGDEAGVKTRPPAGNTLQLVLNTGAFLVCFAVFGSVSAMMPILKKRLGLEPLQVSLALAVPVLLGSLGRIPLGILSDRYGGRLVFSLVMLGSIIPAVLMGWVETYPQLIACGFFIGLALASFSVGVGSVSRWYPPHRQGTAIGVYGAGNVGQSLASFGAPVLAGWLGYVWGFWTFAALTFGWLVLYVLLARDAPGPRVDRRLSEFLHPLADSRSWVLSLYYFLTFGGFVAMAVYLPTFLTEIFELEPSDAGRRTAGFVVLATLARPIGGWLADRVGGRRILAWVFPATAVMALFLACPMMTTFTIGALGMALAIGLGNGAVFKLVPEDFPRAVGSVTGLVGAAGGLGGFFPPLVLGAIRHSTGSYTWGFVLLSLFSAACLLVLALTGSRSTRREPVPARV